tgcatttttcttcaaatgttaaatgtattacaaataacaaatggttaataatatttttatcaacctgcaatgataatataattctaaaaagaaattaattaaataattataatattgaggtcaaaataaatggttacagcaaaaatataaataattaatttagtttcatAGAATTTGCTTCACCCTCTCATAATTAATGTAAGGATACAATAATAGAtatatcttaaaacatttttaaataatacttaatttgaataaattaatattaacctatatagtattaattaatttgtaattactgTATAGTTAGGAATTCCGgaacatattcataattaacATATAAACAAATAGGATTAATCTTGTAGTTGATACATGCATGGCTATGAATTTAAATACAGACGTGTGGTCATTGATTGCAAATTGAATAATTCTgtccataatatattcaatggtAGCATATTACGTACCAgcgtattatgtacctacgctTTCTTTTTCAATATACCAGACATGATACACAAAAAAAGTTACATTTACGAAAATAACATGCAGAtagcaaaaaaacaaaaaataataataattaacaaaaattacaaagtagtgttgaaaatttcattgaacgTATATCCATCAAATTGCaagctacataataatatggttacatttgaaaattataattcactataggtaataggtatattatcatatttttttcgtcATTTTTCACAAGGGATtgagattacaatattatctatttaaattaagcatacaatgttaaattttcatattttgttatattgatactagaatattattataatcatttcgatttctaaaaaaatatttgaataacattgTTGTGACTTATTTGTATGTCTATCTTTCTGTCTGAACCTATTCTATAGTGACGTATATTTTTCATCTGAAATGAaccttaaaatatcaaatcataCAAATCAACAATTAGTAACGGATACTGCTATACTCTAAATATTTTCCAGTATTCATTTGAATCAGACAATGGTGATTTGTTAAGTAGGTTTCCATCACAAAACCGACAAaatgcataaattaaatataaaaccctACTTGgaactattacaattttatataatacaattattattgcttgTATTCATGGTATTAAAAAGTTCGTTtcgtattgtaaaataaataaaataaatatattatattatcataaatgtattataaaataaaatcagtacCTAATAtgacattaaaacattattttttatatatttttagtaatgtaatctttgataataataaaatcagtgTAGGTTCAAGGTTCTAGGTATCATCAATGATACAacgtattaaatgttattttcacaaactttttttttattctccgAGAAAATGTTCTATTATTTCAGAGCGATCAGCACTTTGTCACAATAAAAGGTGGATGAGTAAACCCGTCGATACCCGAATATTTGTTCAGGTCTGATTGATGATAGGATTTCGAAATGGTGAAATGGGAGTTCAACGATCGTACTTTTAGAAACaaactgtaaccaaaaaaaataaaataaaataaaggcaAAGAAGAACGTGAAGGAGAAAAACTGAGATAGAAAAGTCTTCCAAAGTTACATTTAAGTACGCAACCCAGGCAAAAGGTCTGAGTATAACAATGAGTTTTTCTACACACAAATTCGGGGGAAAGTTATCTATTAGAATAAGCACAGCATTTGGGTTCTGTAAACTTTTAATGATATCTTACGTTCTTCTGAATTCAgaagaaatatttcaatttctaaTAAATGCATCAAATGGATTGCAAGGTAATGATATATCGTTCTGCGAAAATGTATACATGAATATTGTTTGcttgatatttattaaattttgtgtaCCTCccttttaatttcttttaataaatttaggtagagaatattataatatttatgtattataatgattaggtaataattataatttaagcatcACTGTGTGCCTTTTgcattaatgaataaaaatttagtcGGTAAATATATTTCGTGAGTGCTATAAATACGTGTATATTacgatacataaaataattattttacagtgaaaaatatgtatgtaaataatagaGTATGTCTATAATAAGTACGTACAATTCGTACGTCTAATGATAAAATAGTCTAACCATGAACTACGcacaatttatcaaatttccAACATCCGACCCCCCACCCATACCTGGTTATGTCACTGAGTGATGTATATCAACAATGATAAAATCATACCATGCGATATTCTTCTGTTAAATGTGATAAAGGAGAGggataatactaaatactataattaggGTTCTCACTAGAAGTTAGAAACggaaagtaatttaaatttaaaaataacgtgTATAAATTGGTACGCATGTACTTATTgtactaacaaaaataacattaataataataagcatgtcgatagtgataataataataaattatatatgggTATAAGACGGCATACGCTTTGAGACTCATTACGAAGTGTACATACGAAATGATACCTAATttctacagttatttatttctttaattaaaacaaaaaaacaaaatcgataaaTTGTTTTACGTAATAATTTCCGTTTTTAGTAAGGTAAATATAAAGTTCCGTTCATCTATTTGAATTGTGaacataaactaaaaaatggaaagtcaaatacaattccaaactataaatattaaatggtataaaacattattctttCTCatctaaatatgaaatataaatttccaaTAAGCGATTATAAATAACTGAGATcagaatattttcttttgaaacattaagtgttttttttaattaaacataaatataaacatatagaaGAAAATCTTGCAGCCCAAGGGACTGTCAGAacggttaaatttttttaaccgtCTATTTGAAGCTCGATTTGAAGACTTCAATCAATTTgcaattaggtacattataactagaatgtgcattaaaaaaatgtgtgtaaataaataggtaggtacaaagtGGATAAGATTACctacagaatattttaatatctgttATACTCGCTGGTTGTTGCAATTAATTTCCTGAatgtaaaacaaagttttttttatcttatattatttataattttaaattaataaaagattgtcacgtgtatattatgttgatcaACAATAGTAGTTTAATCACATGCTTGTCGAAATATGTGTAGTTTGTAAAAGTTAAGATAACCATAATATTTGTAGCATAGTATTatgttgtgtgtgtgttgtttttatgagtataggcgtatagctaacaataaataataaattgtttcattTCAATGTCATAtatggttattttaatttatatgatatgaaCGTTTATAAACTGTGTTTAACATTCAgtcatataaaacatttttaaactcaaatgaatatatcatattaacgtatttatgttatattttggtGAATTTGTGCCTAGAGAGTCATAAAATAGAGCTAAATAATTATGGAAACAAATGTATTGTACATTAGAAAACCTTCcgttacctatttttaatattgagcctatcatattattatataagtattaaattggtgatatattaactatatccttatttattttttatttataaatctacCTAGGGATGTCATTCAATCGTAAATAcgtatttatttgtacaatcgTATACTgttatttatgcatttatacTCTTAAATATAACGatcttaacaataattatactcggaataaaaaaatattaatgataataagttGAAATTACCAATAAATTAACGAAATGCCTTTGTTtagttaagtattaatatataaactataaatacctaaatcTGACGACTGTATTGTAGCGTCATTTcgcattcaaaatatttattaaaaataaataatagttatacacaCACTAATTTATAATGTTGACACTTATATTTCTAaggttactattatttttttcaatttatgtagctgaacctatataaatattttcatcattttttgtgtcaacaaataattataaaatatacagatttAAATATGCCCGAAGGGTTCAAAAAGAGTTTAAACATATCACTTATCAAGAACATATTATCTGGAATATCAGTTCTAGATAATGATATGAATTTCAATAACCAACCAGCACCGTCAAAACAAtgtgattttgttaattttattgttggatCGCAAGATGATATGGAAGACAAGTCAGTCGTCACGAAGGTAAAAGTAATTAACGAAAATATATCATCCACAAATTCACTATCAAACTTTTCAAATTTACCGGACAATAACTGGTCTAGTTCCTCTTCCCCTGAATCCGTTTATAACGATAATTACAACGATCTATATCAGACGGAAGAAGAATTGGAACATTTCTTAGATGATAAGAGAGAACGTCAACATgaaatgtttatgaaaaataaatcttttgtaAAGAATAAGATCGGTGAAAATGAGATAAAAGGTATAAATGCTTAAGAGTTTCAGCTATCAAATAAATTCactttagatataaatatattgtaagtacCAAAATTAATGTGATATAAGAAAAtagatttattgattatttaattcaaatacataatagtattataaaacacttaacgaaaaatcatagtttatattataaatagtggtattataaacaagtatattatataatatcatattattatgattttgaaaataataaaaagaaaaactttaaataattaaaatttaaaagctaCACAAAACattgcaataaattaaatattttataataggtttatacaatactcaatatttttatgtaatttctcAACATAAATACCCagttgataaataaatgtacttaacacaaatacttaaaaaatacttatttacccatgtacctatgaataataaactgattacgtctttagcataatatttaataaaatatatagtatgagattttcaatacaatttagatATGACgtgttaagttaattattaaggaattatgtataaattgacaatttaaacTTTGTTGAATTAAACGCATAAGTTTGTTTAaagcggtttttttttaactagttaaatacttgttatttaatattaatatgattttacagTGACAAGTCATCCAACggaaaatttagtaaaaaatgtttcgTTTATTACTAGATGCATACAGCAACGTCCAATGGTTTGTTATGATTACTCATGTAAAACAAGAAATCCCTCATTCAAACACGTTGGTTAGAACAGCGATACAAATTGTGTCGAACTAAGtttaaacttttacttttttttatagaacttTTGACACCGGTAAAAGAGAAAAAGTGGTCTGAAGATTACAAAATGGAATTACAGTTTCTGCAAGAAAATTTTTCAGAAGTTTTACCAGAAATCTTATACGACGTTGTCAGAAAAACGCGTCACGGATCCAGTACACTATATTGTCTACcaccttataaaatataaagttgatAAGTTAGGCAATGTCCAGATGTATaaacatttgtattaaaaatataattttgtaatatagaTATTCAAAATTCTAGCATCTATACCACCGTACTACataatacatgatatatatacTATCCATActgtaatatgtgtatattgcaacatagttttataaataataatatttataataataaaaaaaaaaaatagagaaagGGTGAGAAGGTGATTTCGAAACTGGATTACTTATTTCATCTAATAATCTACTATCTTAAAGATAATTTTTGCATTTATATCTGGttcgtttgatataatattaaatgtgcaTAATGAGCATGTATGGTATAGTATTTATGCTAAGAGTATACCGGTGTTTAtcttagatatatttaaaagtcagtaaataaaatataataatattattatgatattctcTGAACCCAACTTTCACTGCTCCAGACGTACTATTACgttcctatattttataatattataatttcccgGTAACCATACAACTTTAGAAAACCATGCCTCGcattgttttaaacttaaatataagaTCATATATCtcacaattaaaatgtaaaattaaaaaaataattaattaattaaaaaaaaaaaaagcgggaaGTGGAtttcgttctgctgtacagtaggttacaagtgggtcaatgtataatggattgtattaaacttgaattcaatgatataacatcattgtgtataagaaatacgattgtgagcggagatggtttgacagtctggatattttatattgttattatttattatagccggtaagttaaattaatattataatatcataattttttattgtttctatggtgataaaaaaagcgttagaatttaaaatcctgtttttagcagtttttcgtaatttattggtggtttttcccgtggacttattgcattaaataactattgagaaaatcgaaaaattgcCTCTCTGAAGTATCATATTGATGCAATTTGCAAAAAGATAAAACACTTGGTATATGTTAAAATCGATGCATTCCTtatggtagaaattttgtataaaaaaaaattataaataaacaccattgtaggTTAAGTTAAAATCGCTCAGaatcactcagaatctaaaatatattatttgacgtAGCACACACATGTGCAGTTGCACACTATTATAGGATCGATGActcttcatttaaaatatttaataaattatcatatatgttTCTTTAgcatataaaagttataaataatgtgatttatataaattaggtataaacaCGTTTTCTGTTAAATGAATCCAAAGCAAATACTTATAAGAGAAAGTAGTACCTCtactattaaaaaatcatattactttataaaagaGAAAACtttataagcaatttaaaaataatatcattattattgtatacgctTGTAAAAAGACGAAGTTAAAcataaatgacaaaatatttttattcatataaaatacttttgttttaGTGGTCGTTGGGCTGAACAAAGTAGATCTCAAGAGGTCTTCCTCTTacattattttgcattattttgtggtgtaaataattgtaaaataatttacattgttatcgactataaatcaataaataactaaaatggcATAGTCGTGAATAACGTTATACGACATACGTACATGATACaactttgtatttatataatataatttaattaaccaGTTGTCCtgtaaataacaatatgaaaacaaattggtaaataattgaaatagtttttaaacatgtatgcgtattttattaaacattcaattgatattttatggcactttttctaaatataaattattttattttaattctacaTAGGTACAACACTTTTAGAGTGGTAAACGATACAATCCCAATAGAAATAAAAAGAGGAGTTTCAagcaaatatacctatatactaatttagttttaatcatTTGTGTTAATATCATtagataaactaataatataataatattatagtgtaaaatataaatataataaaaaataaataataatataataatataaattattgtttactattacaataaatagtaggtatgttattcaaacttttttgaTCGTAAATGATttagatatacctaatacttcttaatataatatattacataatttgtattaatatgttatacctattttttattaatggtaaattatttttatatgtacacctaaaagatttaaaataaaaataattcgtatttatatcaaaatacgTAGGTAGCATATAGGATGTCTAGTGGGTAATTTGCATTGTTTAATAGGATTTTCATTATTGCTGCTCTATTAAAAGTATCTACTCTAGAgccttgaaaatataattaatattattacttgtatcaagaataatttaagttttaattaaaaattacaaaatttcctACCTATCTTTCTACATTAATTGTTTGtgttgatgttttatttttattagtggGTTAACtcaacatattttttgaatgtacttatcattattatatatttatttctttatagctttatgttaaaatagtacaaataacctaaaataacctatataaaagttaaatattttctgataatagtaaacaattttactaataatattattattaaaaacggttagaaaaaaatataatctttttaCAACTAAATGCGTAGATTATCAATaatgataactattattaagtaaatgattttcttttgtgtaatgatatattatacttcaaatcatttcataatttaataatgatttacaatctatatacagcataataattacctataataaatcattgaacaatacaatacaacaaTGAATTAGTGTACCTGCTGCTTGAATATGATGTTAGACGATTAGAGATATTTTCAGAAGAAGTGTTATAACAGCTTGTTTATATGTGTACTAAAACCATTAGGTACGAGTCGACATCACAATATGGTAATTGAGGTACTGGCATTTTggaacagaaaaataatataactttagttGCATGCAGACATGCTATTCGTTTAGTTGATTGCTATTTTCAAGTAGATCGAAATGTGTTGAAGGCACAGTCAACAAGATCTAAAGAGGAGAATTGAAGTGATGTGCAGGGAAAGGGGGAGCAAATAATCCGTtgaaaggtaggtacctaaaattttgaaatataaatgggAAGAGATGGTTTGATTATAATCAttctaaatgtatattatttgaggTATATGAACTGTTATACAAACAGACTTGAGCCATTAATTTATCTCATTAATAACcgaaataatataacgtatacaGTCTTAcagattaattttatactgcGAATTCGACGACTttctttgtaataaaattaattttatcttttgtGACAAAAAATGATGACACCAATCTTTTGAGTCTTTAACTTTGAGaacaattatatgaatttaagtctaaatataatttacaataacaaatcaaaaaacgaatattaatttttactttgttGTTAACTTAgtgataaacattattttaattgttaggtCTATTTCATATGGGTGCGCAACAAACGCGGCGGTAAGTACAAGCacgtttagtatattattttagtacctaaataattattttattttgtataaaaatgtataatatgaatcgATAGTAATGATTTGGACATCATGATATGaataaatgaaatttattttaagctatgaaagatataattataattaagatatACTATTGATATTGGTCAGTTGGTAAGTGTCAGTTGACACTGATCTCCTTTTAGTATTGAACACAATTacgtcaaatttttaaaatgattacacatattttgtattaaatataggtttatttatttGACCATTCACTGCATTTTTGttaatgaaattgttttaatattaatgacgaCTCGTATGTAATTGAAATTCATatctataaaatacacataaaaaaattgtcttaaaatatcttttcttatattatataagtattacctAGAATAAATAGTAAGTAGAATATGGTACAGTCTCATAGAGGTGTCGAATAAAGAATAGAAAAGTATTGAAatgaaatcttttttttccACAGAACATCATAATATGACAACCATACCCCATTATACGGCAAGGACACGCATAATAAGTAGCCCGGAAAAAATGTCACATATTCCGTCTTTATGTATGCAAAACCGGAGTATATCATATTTTCTaagggtttattttttttaatatatgatcTCCGGATACGTCCGACTAGGGTCCTAACTGGTAAAATATCtgtagttgtaataataataatgtgatataataaaatgttatacctatctatattaggCATAGATTAaactaatagtaatattaatgataaactattatgaattgtaacattaatacattttaagtaacatgtatattatgaatacaacTTAACGTGCAAACAAGCATGCGGGTTAATGTATAGGGACTATAGGAATTTTCTATTAGAGGCATATTTTAAGGGTTTTGAGGGGTACAGTGGTGTTCAACATATGTAATCACacagacaaattattattttctacttctaaaaaaaaagaaaatgtatttatttagatttataaattataaaaataagcatTGTGAGATGGTGCATAAAATTGATTTCCTAGAGTAGGTACTTAGTTTAATCGTAACAATATAAAAgtgggattttttttatataattgccgtataaataacataataggtacctaacttattATATgggatcaattaaaaaatagttacaaCAATAACGAATGTAAGAAacaaatataaagataaatgttaggtatttaaaatttataaaatacaaataatttcaaGATAGCAtcgagttataaaaataatatttatgaatttttagggtaaaaaatatatttatataggtgccTACTACCTTTGTtttctatagtacctataatatattttataataacttattgtctTACATattgagttaattttattttgtcttcgTAAAAAATGTGCAACAAACCTATACAGTGTTGCTTTTATGatagttatgtttttttttttaaatctatcaacgtacaaataaacaatatgaataagtggatattaatttttgaaaatatctgaTAGAAGTGTATAAAAGAGCAGGAAACAATAGTATCtaacaaaaatactttttatatctTGCGTTTACTTTGTACGATTGTATTGAA
This is a stretch of genomic DNA from Acyrthosiphon pisum isolate AL4f chromosome A3, pea_aphid_22Mar2018_4r6ur, whole genome shotgun sequence. It encodes these proteins:
- the LOC100571331 gene encoding uncharacterized protein LOC100571331 — translated: MPEGFKKSLNISLIKNILSGISVLDNDMNFNNQPAPSKQCDFVNFIVGSQDDMEDKSVVTKVKVINENISSTNSLSNFSNLPDNNWSSSSSPESVYNDNYNDLYQTEEELEHFLDDKRERQHEMFMKNKSFVKNKIGENEIKVTSHPTENLVKNVSFITRCIQQRPMVCYDYSCKTRNPSFKHVELLTPVKEKKWSEDYKMELQFLQENFSEVLPEILYDVVRKTRHGSSTLYCLPPYKI